The following coding sequences are from one Humulus lupulus chromosome X, drHumLupu1.1, whole genome shotgun sequence window:
- the LOC133807084 gene encoding protein FREE1 encodes MQQGDYSSLPYYPPYSQFPNPNPNPNSNPNPNPTSDHLHTSFASAPPFNSGYAPTDYSAYPQNYPAYPQNPDPVPVPAPPPPPPTAPSYTPPSNPNLQPFNSASQAPSFPSFESHSPYQPPAQQQSYFPTYDQHQTAPNYAPPAASVTSNPSPAPNSQYSSMYSASYGQSGASVPPVYDNPYENSVKYDQGSGYFDDRYGGYNQRPRSDLGSDLYAKRYDSARDDGFGDGVYAYQGNKVEPYGSRGTAPNKSSTLFDDYGRSISFSSSKESAVSSSKIVRAVPKAEVQQDVKSGVQKFRVKLLAESGGQSTMDVLCQIGLDGIRMLDPNTSRTLRIYPLETITRCEVMDSSTLAFWSKSSVDIEPRRIRLQSSSYTTNTLLDTVTAATVQVKEMGGSVRPSESFKMNEQSTEKKKGFTDWMNLVKPINEEKDHWVPDEAVTKCTACGTDFGAFVRKHHCRNCGDIFCDKCTQGRTALTADENAQPVRVCDRCMAEVTQRLNNAKDVASKPAGLQSHEDLAKKLQEEMEKNRKSSSGSKSDGSGRRMREVACPICTVHLQVQVPSSGSETIECGVCQHPFLVSSH; translated from the exons ATGCAGCAAGGCGATTACTCCTCCCTTCCCTATTATCCTCCTTATAGTCAATTTCCAAACCCTAACCCTAATCCCAATTCCAATCCGAACCCCAATCCCACTTCCGATCATCTTCATACTTCATTCGCTTCCGCGCCACCTTTCAACTCAGGTTACGCCCCCACCGATTACTCTGCTTATCCCCAGAACTACCCTGCTTATCCTCAAAATCCCGATCCTGTCCCTGTTcctgctcctcctcctcctcctcccactGCTCCTTCTTACACCCCTCCTTCAAACCCTAATTTGCAGCCCTTCAATTCAGCTTCTCAGGCCCCTTCTTTCCCTTCGTTTGAGTCCCACTCGCCTTATCAACCTCCTGCCCAGCAGCAATCGTACTTTCCCACGTACGATCAGCATCAGACGGCTCCAAATTATGCTCCTCCTGCAGCTTCCGTGACTTCAAATCCTAGCCCCGCTCCGAATTCTCAATATTCGTCTATGTACTCCGCTTCGTATGGTCAATCGGGGGCTTCGGTCCCGCCTGTCTACGATAACCCATATGAGAATTCTGTGAAATACGATCAGGGCAGTGGTTATTTTGATGATAGATACGGAGGTTACAATCAGAGGCCACGGTCCGATTTGGGATCGGATCTGTATGCGAAGCGATATGATTCGGCTCGGGACGATGGATTTGGGGATGGAGTTTATGCTTACCAAGGGAACAAGGTGGAGCCGTATGGGTCTAGGGGTACTGCGCCTAATAAGTCGTCGACTTTGTTCGACGATTATGGGAGATCGATTAGTTTCTCTTCCAGTAAGGAGTCAGCTGTTAGTTCGAGCAAAATTGTGAGAGCGGTCCCCAAGGCCGAAGTGCAGCAAGACGTGAAAAGTGGGGTTCAGAAGTTTCGGGTTAAGCTGTTGGCTGAAAGTGGAGGACAGAGTACCATGGACGTTCTTTGCCAG ATTGGTTTGGATGGGATTCGCATGCTTGATCCTAATACCAGTCGGACATTAAGAATATATCCACTTGAAACCATTACTAGATGTGAA GTGATGGATTCATCTACCTTGGCATTCTGGTCAAAGAGCTCTGTAGACATTGAGCCAAGACGTATTAGACTCCAATCAAGTAGTTATACGACCAACACGCTTTTGGACACTGTCACTGCTGCAACTGTACAG GTGAAGGAAATGGGTGGAAGTGTTCGGCCTTCGGAGTCTTTCAAGATGAATGAACAGTCTACAGAGAAAAAGAAAGGGTTTACTGATTGGATGAACTTAGTGAAGCCTATCAATGAGGAGAAGGATCATTGG GTCCCTGATGAAGCAGTTACAAAGTGTACAGCATGTGGAACGGATTTTGGGGCTTTCGTGCGCAAG CATCATTGTCGAAACTGTGGAGACATTTTTTGTGATAAGTGTACCCAAGGTAGAACTGCTCTTACTGCTGACGAGAATGCCCAACCTGTTCGTGTTTGTGATCGATGCATG GCTGAAGTTACTCAGAGGTTGAATAATGCTAAGGATGTTGCAAGTAAACCAGCAGGATTGCAGAGCCACGAGGATCTTGCTAAGAAGCTTCAG GAGGAGATGGAAAAAAACCGCAAGTCATCATCAG GGTCAAAGTCAGATGGATCAGGGAGGCGGATGAGAGAAGTTGCCTGTCCTATTTGCACCGTCCATTTACAG GTTCAAGTTCCCAGCTCGGGTTCGGAAACAATCGAATGTGGAGTTTGCCAGCATCCATTTCTTGTCAGTTCCCATTGA